The following are from one region of the Candidatus Abyssobacteria bacterium SURF_5 genome:
- a CDS encoding MFS transporter, translating into MTTTISETQRRFTYYRWLIFSILALGYVLVYFHRLSPGVMALDLMESFGVGATVVGILGSAYFYPYAIMQLPAGLLSDSLGPRKSVTIFLIIAAAGATLFALSPNIQTAIAARVLVGLGVCMVFVPALKILSQWFTRGEFSMMTAILNAMGGVGVLIAAAPLAFLTERIGWRNSFFAIGAATLVLALVVWKWVRNRPDEVGLPPIIVGDETSRDAVKAIPLVSGMLLVLQNGRFWAIAIWFFFNCGVFFGLGGLWGGPYLMQVYGLSKTQAGGILNMLAVGLIIGSPVLSTLSDRVFRSRKKVMLLSALALCLTLLLPVISTDRLPFPLLYVLFYSIGMFSAAIVVIAFTATKELFPLEIAGTSVGTVNLFPFAGGAAFQPLLGYILARFTGESNAAGYRAVFIACFISAVIALISISLMKETLVSKPETK; encoded by the coding sequence ATGACCACAACAATATCCGAAACTCAGCGCAGATTCACGTACTACCGGTGGCTGATTTTCAGCATTCTGGCGCTGGGATACGTCCTCGTCTATTTCCACCGCCTGTCGCCCGGTGTGATGGCGCTTGATCTCATGGAATCCTTCGGGGTCGGCGCGACCGTCGTCGGCATTCTCGGATCGGCCTACTTCTACCCGTATGCGATCATGCAGCTGCCGGCCGGATTGCTGTCGGACTCGCTCGGCCCGCGCAAGAGCGTCACCATTTTCCTCATTATCGCCGCTGCGGGCGCAACTCTCTTTGCGCTCTCGCCGAACATCCAGACCGCAATTGCGGCGCGCGTGCTCGTGGGTCTCGGCGTTTGCATGGTTTTCGTGCCGGCGCTCAAGATACTCTCGCAGTGGTTCACCCGCGGCGAGTTCTCCATGATGACCGCCATCCTGAACGCAATGGGCGGCGTCGGAGTCCTCATAGCCGCGGCGCCGCTCGCGTTCCTGACGGAAAGGATTGGATGGAGGAATTCGTTCTTCGCAATCGGAGCCGCCACCCTTGTGCTCGCGCTTGTCGTTTGGAAGTGGGTGAGAAACCGGCCAGATGAGGTGGGCCTGCCACCTATCATTGTTGGCGATGAAACATCCCGGGATGCGGTGAAGGCGATCCCCCTCGTTAGCGGCATGCTCCTGGTTCTGCAAAACGGCCGCTTCTGGGCGATCGCGATATGGTTCTTTTTCAACTGCGGGGTTTTCTTCGGACTCGGCGGGTTGTGGGGCGGCCCGTACTTGATGCAGGTCTACGGTTTGAGCAAGACCCAGGCCGGCGGCATCCTCAACATGCTGGCGGTCGGCCTGATCATCGGAAGTCCGGTCCTGAGCACGCTCTCAGATCGAGTGTTTCGGAGCAGAAAAAAGGTCATGCTCCTGAGCGCGCTGGCGTTGTGCCTCACGCTGCTGTTGCCGGTCATCTCCACTGACAGGCTCCCTTTCCCGCTCCTCTATGTATTGTTCTATTCAATTGGCATGTTCTCGGCCGCAATCGTGGTGATTGCATTTACGGCTACCAAGGAACTCTTTCCGCTTGAGATAGCCGGTACTTCGGTGGGAACCGTCAACCTGTTTCCTTTCGCGGGCGGCGCGGCTTTTCAGCCGCTTTTGGGATATATTTTGGCGAGATTCACAGGAGAGTCGAATGCTGCCGGCTATCGCGCCGTTTTTATCGCGTGTTTCATCTCAGCAGTAATTGCCCTTATTTCGATCTCCCTGATGAAAGAGACGCTTGTCAGCAAACCGGAAACGAAATGA
- a CDS encoding arylsulfatase, with product MQEYKSGTAFSGVIGGTIDASSPAWPERVQSRSHAPNVLFIVLDDTGFGQIGCYGSPIETPNIDGLAARGLCYNNMQTTALCSPTRSCILTGRNHHFNAMACITEGATGYPGSNGYIPFENGFLSEILLQKGYSTFAVGKWHLTPAEQVSAAGPYDRWPLGRGFERFYGFMGGDTHQYYPDLVYDNHQVKPNRTPEEGYHLTEDLADKAISFIADTKQVAPDKPFFMYFCPGAQHAPHHVPKEWVDRYKGKFDGGWEAYRDEVFKKQKELGIVPREAELSRHDPDVKPWDQCSAEEKRLFARMMEVYAGFLTHTDHHIGRIIRFLKEIGEFDNTLIMLISDNGASAEGGANGSVNETLFFNLIPESVEDNLNAMDELGGPKYFNHYPWGWAWAGDTPFRRWKRETYRGGISDPFIVCWPSGIKSHGEIRTQYVHAIDMMPTILAALNIEGPSVIKGAVQSPIHGVSLAHTFDDPNAPTKHLTQYFEMIGHRSIYHDGWRAVCPWPGTSFAEAGRPFGSFLSAEALAELDATHWELYHVAEDFTENHNLAEKNPEKLREMVQKWYFEAGKYNVLPIDGRGAMRALDERPLVSGEKETYTYYPGTQSVPPLATARLFNRAHIITAEIEVPKGGADGVLLAAGGLDGGYSFYIKDGKLRYAYNFLGKELWTVESKRKMTAGRHKVHFEFKPTGDADILNGRGAPGIARLYIDRMQAGQLELPMTVPLTFGLAGVLSCGRAPGSPVTPDYSGEFRFTGTIHKVVVDVSGRPIQDAEAEKRIAMARQ from the coding sequence ATGCAAGAATACAAGTCGGGAACAGCATTCAGCGGCGTTATCGGAGGCACGATAGATGCCTCTTCGCCGGCATGGCCCGAGCGAGTCCAATCGAGAAGCCACGCTCCGAACGTTTTGTTTATCGTTCTTGATGATACGGGCTTCGGACAGATCGGATGCTACGGCAGTCCTATCGAGACACCCAACATTGATGGTTTGGCTGCAAGAGGGCTGTGTTACAACAACATGCAAACAACGGCCCTCTGCTCGCCGACGCGCTCCTGCATTTTGACGGGCCGCAATCATCACTTCAATGCCATGGCCTGTATTACGGAAGGAGCGACGGGATATCCGGGCAGTAACGGTTATATTCCGTTTGAGAACGGTTTTCTTTCGGAGATTCTTCTGCAGAAGGGTTATAGCACATTTGCGGTCGGCAAATGGCATCTGACGCCGGCGGAGCAGGTTTCCGCGGCCGGGCCATATGATCGCTGGCCGCTCGGCCGGGGTTTTGAACGTTTTTACGGATTCATGGGGGGCGACACCCACCAGTATTATCCTGATTTGGTCTATGACAACCATCAAGTCAAGCCGAATCGAACGCCCGAAGAAGGATATCATTTGACTGAGGACCTGGCTGACAAGGCGATCAGTTTCATTGCCGATACGAAACAGGTGGCTCCTGACAAGCCGTTCTTCATGTACTTCTGCCCCGGCGCTCAACACGCTCCTCACCACGTCCCGAAGGAATGGGTTGACAGATACAAAGGCAAGTTCGATGGCGGATGGGAAGCTTATCGGGACGAGGTCTTCAAGAAGCAGAAGGAACTTGGCATTGTGCCGCGAGAGGCCGAGCTTTCCCGGCACGACCCGGACGTGAAGCCCTGGGATCAATGTTCAGCGGAGGAAAAGCGTCTGTTTGCGCGGATGATGGAGGTCTATGCAGGATTCCTCACTCACACCGATCATCACATTGGTCGCATAATACGATTCCTGAAAGAGATCGGCGAATTTGACAATACGCTGATCATGCTCATTTCCGACAACGGCGCCAGTGCCGAGGGCGGCGCGAACGGCTCGGTGAACGAGACGCTATTTTTCAATTTGATTCCCGAATCTGTTGAAGATAATCTCAACGCGATGGATGAACTGGGCGGCCCCAAATACTTTAATCATTACCCGTGGGGCTGGGCATGGGCCGGAGACACGCCCTTTCGTCGCTGGAAACGAGAGACATATCGCGGCGGCATCAGCGACCCGTTTATCGTGTGCTGGCCGAGTGGGATCAAGAGCCATGGTGAAATTCGCACCCAATACGTCCATGCCATCGACATGATGCCAACGATACTGGCTGCTCTGAACATTGAGGGTCCCTCCGTGATTAAAGGCGCTGTGCAATCGCCCATACATGGAGTAAGTTTGGCCCACACGTTTGATGACCCAAACGCGCCGACAAAACACCTCACGCAATACTTCGAAATGATCGGACACCGCTCCATCTATCACGACGGCTGGCGCGCGGTCTGTCCGTGGCCGGGTACTTCTTTTGCGGAGGCGGGGAGGCCGTTCGGCTCATTCCTGTCGGCTGAGGCGCTCGCGGAGCTCGACGCGACTCATTGGGAATTGTATCACGTGGCCGAGGACTTTACGGAAAATCATAACCTTGCCGAAAAGAACCCCGAGAAGCTGCGCGAGATGGTTCAGAAGTGGTATTTTGAAGCGGGCAAATATAATGTTTTGCCGATTGACGGAAGAGGCGCGATGCGCGCTCTCGATGAGCGTCCGCTTGTTTCAGGCGAAAAGGAGACGTATACCTATTATCCCGGCACACAGAGCGTGCCCCCGCTTGCAACCGCCCGCCTCTTTAACCGTGCGCACATTATCACAGCCGAAATAGAAGTGCCGAAGGGCGGCGCCGACGGAGTATTGCTTGCTGCAGGCGGACTTGACGGCGGCTACTCTTTTTACATCAAGGATGGGAAGCTTCGCTACGCCTACAATTTCCTGGGCAAAGAACTCTGGACGGTCGAGTCCAAGCGAAAGATGACGGCGGGACGACATAAAGTGCACTTTGAATTTAAACCCACGGGAGATGCTGATATCTTGAACGGCAGAGGCGCACCTGGAATAGCCAGGCTTTACATTGACCGAATGCAGGCTGGACAGCTCGAATTGCCGATGACGGTTCCGCTCACGTTCGGGCTGGCCGGAGTGCTTTCCTGCGGGCGTGCTCCGGGCTCACCCGTGACGCCGGATTATTCCGGCGAATTCCGCTTCACCGGGACAATTCACAAGGTTGTCGTGGATGTAAGCGGCAGGCCGATACAGGATGCCGAAGCTGAAAAGCGCATAGCGATGGCGCGGCAGTGA
- a CDS encoding indolepyruvate oxidoreductase subunit beta: MNVLMVGVGGQGVLTCADIMARSAMESGFDVKVSEVHGMAQRGGSVYSHVRYSKRVDSPLIMQGEADVVMAFERVESLRFAHYIKPDGLFLVNNQRMDPVTVSSGLAKYPDDVFERLKRLPQRVQIVDGEKMAADPALRRSVNFLLLGALAGHTPDLTPDVWEKMISEAFAKKPAVLKTVLKVFRQGLNAKN; this comes from the coding sequence ATGAACGTGTTGATGGTGGGTGTAGGCGGGCAGGGCGTGCTTACCTGCGCGGACATCATGGCCCGGTCGGCGATGGAGTCTGGATTCGATGTTAAGGTGAGCGAGGTGCACGGGATGGCGCAGCGCGGCGGTAGCGTATATTCGCACGTGCGCTATTCGAAGCGGGTTGATTCTCCACTGATCATGCAGGGCGAGGCGGATGTTGTGATGGCGTTTGAGCGTGTCGAGTCGCTACGGTTCGCTCACTACATAAAGCCCGACGGCTTATTCCTCGTTAATAACCAGCGGATGGACCCCGTCACCGTTTCCTCCGGATTGGCGAAATACCCTGACGATGTCTTTGAGCGCCTGAAGAGGCTCCCGCAGCGGGTTCAGATAGTGGATGGAGAAAAGATGGCCGCGGACCCCGCCTTGCGACGCTCGGTGAATTTTCTGCTTCTGGGGGCTCTGGCGGGGCATACGCCTGATCTTACGCCAGATGTTTGGGAGAAAATGATATCCGAGGCGTTTGCCAAGAAGCCAGCCGTTCTGAAGACTGTTCTGAAAGTGTTCAGGCAAGGACTGAACGCTAAGAATTAG
- the iorA gene encoding indolepyruvate ferredoxin oxidoreductase subunit alpha: protein MTRTFMSGNEAAARGAYEAGVVFGAAYPGTPSTEVLENLAKYEGVKAQWAVNEKVALEEAIGAAIGGGRALAAMKHVGMNVAADPLFTSSYIGVKGGLVIINADDPGMHSSQNEQDNRHYARAAKLPMLEPSDSQETKEFVRLAFDLSERFDTPVIVRMTTRVSHSKGIVDIGDRVEKPVGGFVRDIPKYVMLPGYARGRHVIVEERMKSLFALSNKSQWNQIRCNNRSIGIISSGVAYLYTLEVAPEASYLKLGFINPLPLDLVRQFVGEVETVVVIEELDPIIEEQVRALGIQVIGKQDLGLPLCGEFSPETIWHALQAKFPQIVRDKPKTDVPTPKYEDLPPRPPVMCPGCSHRVVLHALKKQKVTIMGDIGCYTLGAQPPLGAMDSCLCMGASVGMAFGIEKVSGKGKTVAALGDSTFIHGGITGLIDIVYNKGATLVIILDNCTTAMTGRQEHPATGRTLQGDATHALNFEALARAVGVRDAHTVNPTDFDLLEETIKRCLETDEPSVIVAKRPCVLIPGQEKLPAYSMNQEKCNQCGACIRLGCPAIIQLGQNKEKSFFIDAFFCQGCGLCEHVCKFDAIEVKS from the coding sequence ATGACTCGAACTTTCATGTCCGGCAACGAAGCAGCCGCCAGAGGGGCGTATGAGGCCGGAGTGGTCTTTGGCGCCGCTTATCCGGGCACTCCGTCCACCGAGGTGCTCGAGAACCTGGCGAAATATGAGGGCGTCAAGGCGCAATGGGCGGTAAATGAAAAAGTAGCTCTGGAAGAAGCGATCGGAGCGGCCATCGGCGGAGGCCGCGCCCTTGCGGCTATGAAGCATGTGGGAATGAACGTGGCCGCCGATCCTCTGTTCACCTCTTCCTATATAGGGGTGAAGGGAGGATTGGTCATCATTAATGCCGACGATCCGGGCATGCACAGCTCGCAGAATGAGCAGGATAACCGCCACTATGCGCGCGCGGCGAAGCTCCCGATGCTCGAGCCGTCGGACAGCCAGGAGACAAAGGAGTTTGTGCGCCTCGCGTTTGACCTGAGCGAGAGATTTGATACGCCGGTCATCGTGCGCATGACCACCCGTGTTTCCCATTCGAAAGGTATCGTCGACATTGGCGATCGAGTTGAAAAACCGGTCGGCGGATTCGTTCGAGATATTCCGAAATATGTCATGCTTCCGGGTTATGCGCGCGGGCGACACGTAATCGTCGAAGAGCGAATGAAGAGTTTGTTCGCACTCTCGAACAAGTCCCAGTGGAACCAGATTCGATGCAATAATCGCTCGATCGGGATCATTTCCAGCGGCGTCGCCTATCTGTACACGCTTGAGGTAGCGCCTGAAGCCTCATATCTTAAATTGGGATTTATCAATCCTTTACCACTTGACTTGGTCCGGCAATTTGTGGGGGAAGTCGAAACGGTTGTGGTCATTGAGGAACTCGACCCGATAATCGAAGAGCAGGTTCGGGCGCTGGGCATACAGGTCATCGGGAAACAGGATCTGGGTCTTCCTCTGTGCGGCGAGTTTTCGCCAGAGACGATCTGGCATGCGCTTCAGGCGAAATTCCCGCAGATAGTGAGAGATAAACCGAAAACAGATGTTCCGACGCCGAAGTATGAGGATTTACCGCCGCGGCCCCCGGTGATGTGTCCAGGCTGTTCACACCGGGTTGTCCTGCACGCTTTAAAAAAACAAAAAGTTACGATCATGGGTGATATCGGTTGTTATACGCTGGGTGCGCAGCCTCCTCTGGGCGCAATGGATTCGTGTCTCTGTATGGGCGCGAGCGTCGGCATGGCCTTTGGAATCGAGAAAGTGAGCGGCAAGGGCAAAACTGTGGCCGCGTTGGGCGATTCAACATTCATTCACGGCGGAATAACCGGTCTCATTGACATCGTTTATAATAAGGGCGCCACTCTTGTGATTATCCTGGATAATTGCACCACCGCGATGACCGGGCGTCAGGAGCACCCGGCGACCGGACGCACGCTTCAGGGCGACGCCACGCATGCACTCAATTTTGAGGCGCTGGCCCGTGCAGTCGGCGTGCGCGACGCGCATACGGTGAATCCGACAGATTTCGATCTTCTGGAGGAAACGATCAAGCGATGCCTGGAGACTGACGAGCCGTCGGTTATTGTCGCAAAGCGGCCCTGCGTTTTGATCCCGGGGCAGGAGAAGCTGCCTGCCTACTCGATGAATCAGGAAAAATGCAACCAGTGCGGCGCGTGCATCCGGCTCGGGTGTCCGGCGATCATCCAGCTTGGCCAGAACAAAGAAAAAAGTTTTTTCATCGATGCCTTTTTCTGTCAGGGATGCGGGCTGTGCGAGCACGTGTGCAAGTTTGACGCTATAGAGGTGAAATCATGA
- a CDS encoding putative sulfate exporter family transporter, producing the protein MGTDTRTSFNTEDWWAVWIGLAVVVLGLSDSLLGIDLLGWVADTRVYSNLFDAVAPTSAEFGGFPAILSLIFTYAFVTVVTAIGAASLRLNIKKYVAGFSLIFWLTYICWVAGHWAYIAATPDKQAKFGIDWSLSLTGEAGYIIALVAGLIVGNVFPKLAKYLEEAARPEWFVKIAIVILGASVGLKAFQSSKLAGTIIFRGLCAIVEAYLIYWPVVYFVSRKWFKLSPEWSAPLASGISICGVSAAMATAGAIKARPVVPVIISSLVIVFAVVELLIIPFAAQHWLYTEPMMAGAWMGLAIKTDGAAAASGAITDALIRAKAMSAQNIVYEEGWMLATSVTTKMFIDIFIGIWAFVLAMVWVYGVEKKPGVKVPKIEIWYRFPKFVIGYILAFLIVAGIGLASPPLVSAIKSGISEADNLRKIFFALTFFSIGSISNFAALKREGMGKLAVVYFLCLFGFIIWVGLLISFLFFHGITPPIIQAPPGA; encoded by the coding sequence ATGGGCACGGATACGAGGACATCCTTCAACACCGAAGACTGGTGGGCGGTGTGGATCGGGCTCGCCGTTGTAGTTCTCGGGTTGAGCGATTCTCTGCTTGGCATCGACTTGCTCGGCTGGGTTGCCGATACGCGCGTATACTCGAATCTATTTGACGCGGTGGCGCCGACTTCGGCCGAATTTGGCGGATTCCCCGCCATTTTATCCCTGATTTTTACGTATGCGTTCGTAACCGTTGTCACCGCCATCGGAGCAGCCTCGCTTCGGCTCAACATTAAGAAATACGTTGCTGGTTTCTCGCTGATTTTTTGGCTCACCTATATCTGCTGGGTGGCCGGTCATTGGGCTTACATCGCGGCTACGCCGGACAAACAAGCGAAATTCGGGATCGATTGGTCGCTGAGTCTTACGGGTGAAGCAGGGTATATTATCGCGTTGGTTGCCGGTTTGATCGTTGGGAATGTTTTCCCGAAGCTCGCGAAGTATCTCGAGGAGGCTGCCCGGCCGGAATGGTTTGTAAAGATCGCCATTGTGATTTTGGGGGCGTCGGTTGGGCTGAAGGCGTTTCAATCATCAAAGCTGGCCGGCACAATCATCTTTCGAGGCCTGTGCGCGATAGTTGAGGCGTATCTCATTTACTGGCCGGTGGTGTACTTCGTGAGCCGGAAATGGTTCAAATTGAGTCCTGAGTGGTCGGCTCCGCTGGCGTCGGGTATTTCGATCTGCGGCGTGTCGGCGGCAATGGCGACTGCGGGCGCAATAAAAGCGCGGCCCGTCGTTCCGGTGATTATCTCGTCGCTCGTGATTGTTTTTGCGGTCGTCGAGTTACTTATTATTCCGTTTGCGGCGCAGCATTGGTTGTACACGGAACCGATGATGGCGGGAGCGTGGATGGGACTTGCGATTAAGACAGACGGCGCCGCTGCCGCGAGCGGGGCAATAACGGATGCGCTCATTCGCGCGAAGGCGATGAGCGCGCAGAATATCGTTTATGAAGAAGGCTGGATGCTGGCAACGAGCGTAACCACCAAGATGTTCATCGATATCTTTATCGGGATATGGGCGTTTGTGCTGGCGATGGTATGGGTGTACGGCGTGGAAAAGAAGCCGGGCGTGAAGGTGCCGAAGATCGAGATATGGTACCGCTTCCCGAAGTTCGTAATCGGATATATCCTCGCATTCCTGATTGTTGCCGGCATCGGGCTGGCATCGCCGCCGCTAGTGTCCGCGATCAAGTCGGGTATTTCCGAGGCTGATAATTTGCGCAAGATCTTCTTTGCGCTCACGTTCTTTTCGATCGGATCGATTTCCAATTTTGCCGCGTTGAAACGAGAGGGCATGGGCAAACTGGCCGTGGTATACTTCCTCTGCCTGTTCGGCTTTATTATCTGGGTGGGCCTGCTCATCTCATTCCTGTTCTTCCATGGAATAACTCCGCCTATTATCCAAGCGCCGCCCGGTGCTTGA
- a CDS encoding phenylacetate--CoA ligase family protein yields the protein MGARNPKSSLAARDEIEQLQLERLQAVLHRVYKNVPFYKESFRACDFYPDDLTHIDILNRLPMTDRSTLVKNHPYGMFAVPLREVIRLQCTSSVAGEAIVVGFTRNDIDHWTELAARSLSYAGIGPDDVVQMYIGYGLFPSTLGLHYGAERLGATVIPGSHMSPEAAFLTMKNYRASVLVTTPQKALRLVGYVRQNHGGGKALMLRACVLVGQYWSESLRSKVEEVLCSPVFGCYGHSEFYPSAVAAECVKRDGLHIFEDHFIPEIINPATGASVAGGEAGELVITTVTKEAFPLIRYRTGDITRLEYGLCECGSGFVRMDRVSRRTDDMLFIGGISILPSQVEQFIKDAVGGIQDAPVYQLVVEGSETSETLEILIEVNDAFFSDQLRILREIETKIQGELFDALGVSAKVRLVEPGALAEKRKHGRIVDRRDSASRASEGFE from the coding sequence ATGGGTGCACGGAATCCAAAATCCTCTCTGGCTGCCCGGGACGAGATCGAGCAGCTTCAGCTCGAGCGGCTCCAGGCGGTGCTTCATCGCGTCTATAAGAATGTCCCGTTCTATAAGGAATCCTTCCGAGCCTGCGATTTCTATCCTGATGACCTCACCCATATCGATATCCTCAACAGATTGCCGATGACCGACAGGAGCACGTTGGTCAAGAACCATCCCTACGGCATGTTCGCCGTCCCGCTGCGCGAGGTCATTCGTCTGCAGTGCACATCTTCCGTTGCGGGCGAGGCAATCGTTGTAGGTTTCACCCGCAATGATATTGACCATTGGACTGAACTTGCCGCACGCTCTCTTTCATATGCTGGAATCGGTCCGGATGACGTCGTCCAGATGTACATTGGATACGGGCTGTTTCCGAGCACGCTCGGCCTTCATTATGGCGCGGAGAGACTCGGGGCCACGGTGATCCCCGGCTCGCACATGTCGCCGGAAGCCGCTTTTCTGACCATGAAGAACTATCGAGCGAGCGTTCTGGTCACCACACCGCAAAAAGCTCTCCGGCTGGTGGGATACGTCCGGCAGAACCACGGCGGAGGGAAGGCGCTCATGCTTCGAGCGTGCGTACTGGTTGGACAGTACTGGTCGGAATCGCTTCGCTCGAAAGTCGAGGAGGTGCTGTGTTCGCCGGTTTTTGGCTGTTACGGTCACAGTGAATTTTATCCGTCGGCTGTAGCGGCTGAATGCGTGAAGCGGGACGGGCTTCACATCTTTGAGGATCATTTCATTCCCGAGATCATTAATCCGGCGACAGGGGCATCTGTTGCGGGCGGCGAGGCGGGCGAATTGGTGATTACCACGGTAACGAAAGAGGCGTTTCCGCTGATTCGCTATAGGACCGGCGACATCACCAGACTCGAGTACGGATTGTGCGAATGCGGGTCGGGCTTTGTGCGGATGGACCGTGTCTCGAGGCGAACGGATGACATGCTCTTCATCGGAGGGATCAGTATTTTGCCGTCGCAGGTAGAACAGTTTATCAAGGATGCGGTGGGGGGCATACAGGATGCGCCGGTCTATCAGCTCGTGGTCGAAGGGAGCGAAACCAGCGAAACCCTCGAGATCCTTATTGAGGTAAATGACGCGTTTTTTTCCGATCAGCTTCGTATTCTGAGAGAAATTGAAACAAAAATACAGGGCGAACTATTCGACGCGCTCGGTGTCAGCGCGAAGGTGCGCCTGGTTGAACCGGGCGCTCTTGCCGAGAAGCGCAAACACGGTCGCATAGTCGACCGGCGGGACTCCGCCTCGAGGGCTTCAGAAGGATTCGAATAA
- a CDS encoding ABC transporter ATP-binding protein, translating to MLRIQNLKSYYGRLQALRGISLHVGKGEIVTLIGANGAGKSTILNTVAGLISQSEGTILFNEKDIRGLPPERIVKLGVVLVPEGRQLFAPMSVSDNLLLGAYLRYKNGSRHELDEDLEMIFTLFPVLKNRRSQLAGTLSGGEQQMLAIGRALMSRPRLMLLDEPSMGLAPKIAEEIFDTIVQLKKQAVTILLVEQNARMALSIAGRGYVIETGQVVVEGPSSDLLRNHDVERAYLGKTYEKIWE from the coding sequence ATGCTGAGAATCCAAAATCTTAAGAGCTATTATGGCCGCCTGCAGGCCCTGCGAGGAATCAGTCTCCATGTGGGCAAGGGTGAAATCGTTACATTGATCGGCGCGAATGGCGCGGGGAAATCGACCATCTTGAATACGGTGGCCGGGCTCATCAGCCAGAGCGAGGGCACCATTCTCTTTAACGAGAAGGATATCCGGGGGCTTCCGCCGGAAAGGATCGTCAAGCTCGGTGTGGTTTTGGTGCCGGAAGGGCGTCAACTTTTTGCGCCTATGTCGGTTTCCGACAACCTGCTGCTCGGTGCGTACCTCAGATACAAGAACGGCAGCCGGCATGAACTTGATGAAGATCTCGAAATGATTTTTACCCTGTTTCCGGTCTTGAAAAATCGGCGGAGCCAGCTTGCCGGCACTCTTTCCGGCGGCGAACAGCAGATGCTGGCAATCGGCCGGGCCCTGATGTCGCGCCCCCGCCTCATGTTGCTGGATGAACCGTCGATGGGGCTTGCCCCGAAGATTGCAGAAGAGATTTTCGACACGATTGTTCAACTGAAAAAGCAGGCGGTTACGATCCTGCTTGTTGAACAAAATGCGCGCATGGCGCTTTCCATTGCAGGGCGGGGATATGTTATTGAAACCGGACAGGTCGTTGTAGAGGGACCGAGCAGCGATCTGCTTCGCAATCATGATGTCGAGCGCGCATATCTGGGAAAGACGTACGAGAAAATCTGGGAGTGA
- a CDS encoding ABC transporter ATP-binding protein translates to MERKNSALLKVDRLTRRFGGVLALNDLSFEVSECQIKSIIGPNGAGKTTLFNLLTGLLPPSSGRITYGDREIGGKKPYVIARMGVSRSFQNVEIFDNMSVMENVMLGFHCRTRYGAFSNAFRRRKAVEEEKYIREEALQKMEIVGLGSEAHSSPASLPFGKRRLVEFARALATSPKLLLLDEPASGLNMRETDQIANLICKIRDSGVTVMLVEHDMSVVMEISDHVLVLDFGTKIAEGKPRDVQRNEEVIARYLGRTNHYAENPKS, encoded by the coding sequence ATGGAAAGAAAGAATTCTGCGCTGCTGAAAGTCGACCGGTTGACCAGGCGCTTCGGCGGAGTCCTCGCTTTGAACGACCTCAGTTTTGAGGTGAGCGAATGTCAAATCAAATCGATTATCGGGCCGAACGGGGCCGGCAAAACAACGTTGTTCAATCTGCTCACCGGCCTGCTTCCGCCGAGTAGCGGCAGGATCACTTATGGGGACAGGGAGATCGGCGGGAAAAAGCCGTACGTCATAGCTCGCATGGGTGTTTCCAGATCTTTTCAGAACGTGGAAATTTTCGATAACATGAGCGTCATGGAGAACGTGATGCTGGGTTTTCATTGCCGAACCCGGTACGGCGCCTTCAGTAATGCTTTCAGGAGAAGAAAAGCCGTTGAGGAGGAGAAGTACATACGAGAAGAGGCATTACAGAAGATGGAGATAGTCGGCTTAGGCTCCGAGGCTCACTCCTCCCCCGCTTCGCTGCCATTTGGTAAGCGGCGCCTGGTGGAATTCGCGCGTGCGCTCGCGACGTCTCCGAAGTTGCTTCTTCTGGATGAACCGGCTTCCGGCTTGAACATGCGGGAGACCGACCAAATTGCAAATTTGATCTGCAAGATCAGGGATTCAGGCGTCACTGTGATGCTGGTCGAGCACGATATGTCGGTGGTAATGGAGATTTCCGATCATGTGCTTGTCCTCGATTTCGGGACGAAGATTGCCGAGGGCAAGCCGCGGGACGTTCAGCGCAACGAGGAAGTTATCGCACGGTATTTGGGACGCACGAATCACTATGCTGAGAATCCAAAATCTTAA